The sequence CTACAATCATATCCTGCGGACGGAAATCTCCCGCGCCGATACTGCCTTGATCCTCAACATCGGCGAAACCACGCCTGCCCAATCCGGCTGTTTTGAACCCGATTCCAGTGGCAATGCCATCTCGTACATGTGGGATGAATGTGAATACCGCGTTCGATCGGGCCTGGGTTTGGAACATATCCAATTTTTGGGCATCGATGAAACCGGATGGTCCGACTTGGTCGGCTACATCACCCTCACCGGCGACACCGTCGGCAATGTCTGGCGCACGTGGTTCTTGACCGGGGTGGCTGAGACTGCTGATTTGGACGTCCAATTGTCTCCCGAATCCAGCGACGGTTCAAACTTCGATTCAATGGCCGTCCGACGATTCTTGGACATTGGAATTGATGGATGCCAAGGGGATGGTGCTGCGCAATGAGGCCGGGCTTGGGAATAGGCATGAATTGGATTTGGCGGAGCTTCCGGCGGGGATTTACCTGCTGCGCTTGCAGCAGGGCGG comes from Bacteroidota bacterium and encodes:
- a CDS encoding T9SS type A sorting domain-containing protein produces the protein MRLLIWTSNCLPNPATVQTSIQWPSDDSWTLELMDAKGMVLRNEAGLGNRHELDLAELPAGIYLLRLQQGGVLGSRRLVVLR